Sequence from the Blastocatellia bacterium genome:
AATTGCCGTGGACCAGGATGGCGCGATGGCCCGTCGGCAGTGTGCGCATGACCGGCGTGCCGGGATCGTTGTAGCGATCCTGGGCGCTCAGGCTCCAGACCAGGCGCGGCGCTTCCGCCGGGTTATCGGCATTGATCAAAAACGTCCGATTCCACCGCCGCCGACGATCGAAATCGCGAACGAAGGCTCGCCCGCCCGCCTCGAACCAGGAAAGCCCGGCATAGCGATGTTCGGTCCTGATCAGCTCGCGAGGAGAACCCGTGAACGGGGCCTTGAGCAGCAGAATGCGATCCCGATGAGGGACCTCGCGCCGGGGATCGCCTCCATCGAGCGCCTCCACCCAGACGAGCGTGGCCGGCTCGGTGGGCCGCCAGGCGTAATTGCGCGGGCCCGTGGGAACGCCATCCACGGGAATTTGATCGGCCAGCGGGAGATCGGCCAGCCGGTAAACGACCCGAGCCGCGCGATCCCACACTTCGACCGTCCGGGGGAAGAAAGATACGGGGAAAAGATAAGAGTACGGCCGATGAATGCGGGCGACCAAGAGATGATTCCCGTCCGGGGATGGATCAACGGTTTGAAAGATCGCCGGTTGACCGATCGGCGTCACCCGGCCCGTCGTCGCATCAACGAAAGCAAGCTGCGCGCGAGCGTAGTAGTCGAAGAGGTCCTCGTCGTAAGGGTTTTTGAGCAAGTCCTGGAAGGTGCGGATGGGAGCGGGCTTGCCCGAACTTTCCTGAATGGTCGGGCCGGCGGGGACGGCAGGTGGGGCCGGAGGCTTTCCGCGCCCGGGCGGCACAAGCTGAACAAGCAGCGTGCGGTTATCGGGCATCCACTGGAGCGGATCGCCCAGGACAGCATTGACGGCGATTCCTGCCAGCTTACGGACCCGACCGGTCGCCGTCTCGCCGAGCCAGAGTTCGATTCCGGCGGCCGTCGTGTTGGTGAAGGCGAAATGCCTGCCATCAGGGCTCCACTGGAGCGATCCCACTTTGGCTCCGGGAGGCAAGGCGATGGGCGTCTCCGCCCCATCGCTGATTCGCTTGAGCGTCAGGCGGACGAAATAGGGCGCGCGATGTGGCCCGTTGGTTTGAGGATTGATGCGCAACCCCGCCAGCCGGAGCATCGGCTGGGCGAGATCGGCAATGGGCGGATAGCGCAAACTCTCGGCCAGAAGCAAAACATCCCGCCCGGGGCTGACGAGAGCTTGCGGCGTCACCGGCGCATTGAGGACGTCGAGGATGGCTTGAGGCGGCTTTTGATAGCGCTCTTCGGCCCACGCCCCGCGAGCCCACGGCAGCATCATCGCCGCCAGAAGCAGCGCCAGAGTTTTGACTGCCGCGCGCCGACACAGCGGAAGCGAAACCGATGCGCTCTGTAACCGCCTCCCACCTCGGGAAGCGATTCTCGCCGGATTCTTCATCATAGACGCCCCTCCTTGGTTTGGTTGTTTGACGCGAGAGCCAATTCTAGGTGCTGAATTAGGCCGACGGCAAGATGACCACGACCGTGGTTTCCCTCCCCAAGGGGGATGCACCCAGTCCATCTCCATTTGAAACGAGCGGGGAGAGCCTGCTCGATAGCATCGCAGCCGGTCGCCCTGGCCCTCCTCGAAGGGGGGAGTGAGGCCAGACGGTGAGACCCTTTCCTCGATACTCCTCACCTCAGCGACGACCATCCATTCACGCGGTAACGTTCAGGAGGACGCCGGGCTGTCGCCGACTGCTTCGCCGTCACGGCTCTTCATCCGGAGGCTCTTCAAAAGGAACAGGTTCGTACTCTCCTCCGGGGGCCTTGATGAGGATTTCGACTTTGCGTTCGGCTTCATCCAGTCGTTTCTGGCATTCCCGCGAGAGGGTCACGCCCCGCTCGAAAAGTTCCAGCGCCCGCTCCAGCGGCAACTCGCCTCCTTCTAATTGCTCGACGATCCCTTCGAGTTCCTTCAAGGCGCTCTCAAAGTCAGTGTATTTCGTTGTCTTTGTCATGAGCGATCACCTCTTCGGTACGGGCGGTGAGCAGGCCCTGAGAGAGCCGAATGCGCAAGCGATCTCCCACGGCGACATCAGCGGCCCGGCGCAGGAGATGACCGTGCTGGTCCCAGACCAGCGCATAGCCGCGAGCCAGAACGGCCAGCGGGCTGAGGGCATCAAGCTTGCCCGCCGCAATACCGAGGCGACGACGGTGGGCGGCCAGATGTTCGCCGATGAGACTTAGCAAGCGGTTGTGCGAGATGGCAACCCGCCCGCGCATCTCGGCCAGACGTCGGCTCGGACGAAGGGCGGCCAGACGCATCGAGAGGGTGACGAACTTCTCCCGACGACTGCTCAGGCACCGATGGATGGAGATCTGCAACCGATAATCGAGATCATCCACCCGCTGAATATATTGCTGCAGCACGCTGGGCGCTTGATTGAAGCCGTGGCGGGCCTGGACCTGAGAGACGCGCTCGCGCAGCCGAACGATGAAATATTTCATGGCCTTGATCAAGCGCTGTTCGAGCACCGCGAACCGCTCGATCAATTCATCCTTTCGGGCGGCCACCATCTCCGCTGCGGCCGATGGCGTTGGAGCCCGGAGATCGGCGACGAAATCGGCGATGGTGAAGTCGGTCTCATGCCCGACGGCGGAGATGATCGGGATGCGCGAGTTATAAATGGCGCGGGCGACGACCTCTTCGTTGAAGGCCCAAAGATCTTCGATGGAGCCGCCCCCTCGGCCCACGATGAGCACATCTACATCCGCGCGCCGATTCATCACCTCGATGGCACGCGCGATCTCCTCGGCTGCGCCTTCGCCCTGCACCCGCACATCAAAGATCAAAATATCAATGCCGCGATTGCGTCGCTTGAGCACGCGCAGCATATCTCGGATCGCCGCTCCGGCCCGCGAGGTGATGATGCCGATCTTTCGCGGGATGAGCGGCAGCGGACGCTTGCGGGCCGGATCGAAGAGCCCCTCGGCGGCCAATCGCGCTTTCAACTGTTCGAAGGCCAGTTGCAAGGAGCCGACGCCCACCGGCTCCAGGAAGCTCACAAGCAGCCGGTACTCGCCGCGTTTCTCGTAGACGCTGACCCGACCTCGCGCATAGACCTCCAACCCATCCTCCGGGCGAAACCGAATGATCCGATTATTCATGCGAAAACAGACGCACTGAAGCTGGGCGTTGGCATCCTTCAAGGTGAAGTACCAGTGACCGGAACTGTGCGCCTTGAAATTGGAGATCTCGCCCTGGACCCACAGATCGGGGAATTCCCCCTCCAGCAGATCCTTGATCTGAAGCGTCACTTCCGTGACGGTCAGCGCACGACGTTCGTTTGTGAGCCTGGCCAGCGGCGAGCGCATCATCGCAGCAATACTAGCCTGATCGTTTCCTCAGTGTCAAACGGAAGCCCCCCCCGAGGACTCATTCCTTCCCCCGTCGAGCGAGAGCGAATTCGAGAAACATTTCGCCAAGCGGCGACAGGGTGCGCCTGGGGTCGCGGACGAAGAAGAAATCGCGTTTCAACGGAGGAAGGTCACGGATCGGAATCGCGCGCAGAAGCTGACACCGTAGCTCTTGGCGCACGGCCCGATGCGAGATGACCGACAGACCCAGTCCAGCCATCACGGCCTGCTTGATGGCCGTCGTACTCCCCAATTGAGCCACGATGTGAAAGTCCTCCAGATAATAGCCGTGCTCGCGAAGCGCCCGTTGAAAGACGGT
This genomic interval carries:
- a CDS encoding prolyl oligopeptidase family serine peptidase; translation: MMKNPARIASRGGRRLQSASVSLPLCRRAAVKTLALLLAAMMLPWARGAWAEERYQKPPQAILDVLNAPVTPQALVSPGRDVLLLAESLRYPPIADLAQPMLRLAGLRINPQTNGPHRAPYFVRLTLKRISDGAETPIALPPGAKVGSLQWSPDGRHFAFTNTTAAGIELWLGETATGRVRKLAGIAVNAVLGDPLQWMPDNRTLLVQLVPPGRGKPPAPPAVPAGPTIQESSGKPAPIRTFQDLLKNPYDEDLFDYYARAQLAFVDATTGRVTPIGQPAIFQTVDPSPDGNHLLVARIHRPYSYLFPVSFFPRTVEVWDRAARVVYRLADLPLADQIPVDGVPTGPRNYAWRPTEPATLVWVEALDGGDPRREVPHRDRILLLKAPFTGSPRELIRTEHRYAGLSWFEAGGRAFVRDFDRRRRWNRTFLINADNPAEAPRLVWSLSAQDRYNDPGTPVMRTLPTGHRAILVHGNSIFLAGAGASPEGERPFLDRFDVTTLKSERLFRCDSTSYESVIALLADDGSQVLTRRETPTEPPNYYVRTLGASASVRALTQFPDPTPQLRGIKKQLVTYTRADGVPLSFTLYLPPGYKEGTRLPTVVWAYPREYTDPTTAGQVTGSPQRFTQILGPSHLFFLLEGYAILDDAAMPVVGDPETVNNTYIEQIVMNAKAAIDKAVEMGVTDPDRVGVGGHSYGAFMTANLLAHSDLFRAGIARSGAYNRTLTPFGFQNERRTLWEAPDLYIKMSPFMNAHKIKEPLLLIHGEADDNMGTFPIQSERMYQAVRGNGGTVRLVMLPYEAHGYAARESIEHALYEMITWFNRHVKNAPPRVEEK
- the xseB gene encoding exodeoxyribonuclease VII small subunit — translated: MTKTTKYTDFESALKELEGIVEQLEGGELPLERALELFERGVTLSRECQKRLDEAERKVEILIKAPGGEYEPVPFEEPPDEEP
- the xseA gene encoding exodeoxyribonuclease VII large subunit; the protein is MMRSPLARLTNERRALTVTEVTLQIKDLLEGEFPDLWVQGEISNFKAHSSGHWYFTLKDANAQLQCVCFRMNNRIIRFRPEDGLEVYARGRVSVYEKRGEYRLLVSFLEPVGVGSLQLAFEQLKARLAAEGLFDPARKRPLPLIPRKIGIITSRAGAAIRDMLRVLKRRNRGIDILIFDVRVQGEGAAEEIARAIEVMNRRADVDVLIVGRGGGSIEDLWAFNEEVVARAIYNSRIPIISAVGHETDFTIADFVADLRAPTPSAAAEMVAARKDELIERFAVLEQRLIKAMKYFIVRLRERVSQVQARHGFNQAPSVLQQYIQRVDDLDYRLQISIHRCLSSRREKFVTLSMRLAALRPSRRLAEMRGRVAISHNRLLSLIGEHLAAHRRRLGIAAGKLDALSPLAVLARGYALVWDQHGHLLRRAADVAVGDRLRIRLSQGLLTARTEEVIAHDKDNEIH